The following proteins are co-located in the Chlamydiota bacterium genome:
- the recR gene encoding recombination protein RecR, with protein sequence MIYKLDSFQDLIEAFKMFPGIGTKTAERMALFLMKSPPDRTRLFSKSVQNARGKIHFCSVCYLFTEEDPCQVCQDSQRDQGLICVIEEAKDAFVLERCGFRGLYHVLMGKISPLDGVGPEDLKVAHLVERIKKIRPREVILATGMDVEGEATALYLSKLLGEEEVKLTRIAYGIPVGMGLDYADELTLAKALEARRSL encoded by the coding sequence ATGATCTACAAACTCGATTCTTTTCAAGATTTGATAGAAGCCTTTAAAATGTTTCCGGGGATTGGCACAAAGACGGCTGAGCGGATGGCTCTTTTTCTGATGAAGTCACCTCCAGATCGTACGCGGTTATTTTCCAAATCCGTTCAGAATGCCAGAGGGAAAATTCATTTCTGTTCGGTGTGTTATCTTTTTACAGAGGAGGACCCATGTCAAGTTTGCCAGGATTCCCAGCGAGATCAGGGTCTTATCTGTGTGATTGAAGAGGCTAAAGATGCTTTTGTTTTAGAAAGATGCGGGTTTAGAGGACTTTATCATGTTCTCATGGGTAAAATTTCTCCTTTAGATGGGGTGGGACCTGAAGATTTGAAGGTTGCTCACTTAGTTGAGAGAATTAAAAAAATAAGACCTCGGGAAGTGATTCTTGCCACTGGAATGGATGTGGAAGGGGAAGCGACGGCTCTTTACTTGTCAAAATTATTGGGGGAAGAGGAAGTGAAGCTGACCCGAATTGCCTATGGGATTCCGGTTGGAATGGGGCTGGATTATGCGGATGAGTTAACTTTGGCAAAGGCATTGGAAGCGAGAAGAAGTTTATAA
- the dnaX gene encoding DNA polymerase III subunit gamma/tau: protein MSYLVLARKWRPQKFKDVVGQAHVVTTLENAITMNRVAHAYLFSGSRGIGKTSIARIFAKALNCIQGPTSTPCNQCSHCEEIASGTSLDVLEIDGASNRGIDQVRELRENVKFAPSSSRFKIYIIDEVHMLTTEAFNALLKTLEEPPSHIKFFFATTESHRVPSTILSRCQRFDLRKIATGDIFEHLKKIVISEKVEADEKTLFRVAKEADGSLRDAESLLDQLISFSGGKLRYEEAIQIFGWIPREEVIDFVDEVKDGDWESLFSLIKKMDGEGKDLAFFIGELSAHFRDLLVIQLASKGKDLIELFPEEFEKAKIQSQIFLKDQLLQMLDETLEVENRLKQSVSKRSMLEALSVQLYLIGHSQTLDQLIIKIEALRHSKRVSGVTRESAVSSEVKKNILPDPQLEETSEEEELFESLEKEPEKSEDEVEKLNFNQWQKVLENFAQKQPLIHAYLKETSLRKKGNTLQVVFPQDKKFSLEALQKEQRVVIQDEVKKIGGPQVSIEFVLSTSKELEGKSISQKEEVKSVLAASIQDDPVLQKALQMFEGKITEIKR, encoded by the coding sequence GTGAGTTATTTAGTCTTGGCCAGAAAGTGGCGGCCTCAGAAATTTAAAGATGTGGTGGGGCAAGCCCATGTTGTGACAACATTAGAAAATGCGATTACGATGAATCGGGTAGCTCATGCCTACCTTTTCAGCGGGAGTCGCGGTATTGGAAAGACCAGCATAGCCCGAATTTTTGCCAAGGCCCTTAACTGCATTCAAGGCCCGACTTCCACTCCCTGTAACCAGTGTTCCCATTGTGAAGAAATTGCTTCTGGAACAAGTCTAGATGTTTTAGAAATTGATGGGGCTTCTAATCGGGGGATTGATCAGGTTCGAGAGTTGCGTGAAAATGTGAAGTTTGCTCCATCCAGCTCACGTTTTAAAATTTATATCATTGATGAAGTTCATATGTTAACAACGGAGGCTTTTAATGCCCTTTTAAAAACTCTGGAAGAGCCTCCCAGCCACATTAAATTTTTCTTTGCGACTACGGAATCCCATCGGGTTCCTTCGACGATTCTTTCTCGATGTCAGCGTTTTGATTTGAGAAAAATTGCGACAGGAGATATTTTTGAGCACTTGAAGAAAATTGTTATATCAGAAAAGGTCGAGGCAGATGAAAAAACCCTCTTTCGGGTTGCAAAAGAAGCGGATGGAAGTCTTCGAGATGCTGAGAGTTTACTGGATCAACTCATTTCATTTTCAGGAGGAAAGCTTCGGTATGAGGAAGCCATTCAAATTTTCGGATGGATCCCTCGTGAAGAGGTGATAGATTTTGTAGACGAGGTTAAGGATGGAGATTGGGAGAGTTTATTTTCTTTGATTAAAAAAATGGATGGGGAAGGAAAAGATTTAGCGTTTTTCATTGGCGAATTGTCCGCTCACTTCCGAGACCTTCTTGTGATTCAGCTGGCTTCAAAGGGGAAGGACTTGATCGAGCTTTTCCCCGAGGAGTTTGAAAAGGCAAAAATTCAGTCTCAAATTTTTTTGAAGGATCAGCTTTTACAAATGCTGGATGAAACTTTAGAAGTCGAAAATCGTTTAAAACAGTCGGTGTCTAAGAGGTCCATGCTTGAAGCCCTCAGTGTTCAGCTGTATTTAATTGGTCATTCTCAAACGCTAGATCAGCTCATAATAAAGATCGAAGCTCTGAGACATTCTAAAAGGGTTTCTGGAGTTACAAGGGAGTCAGCGGTCTCAAGCGAGGTAAAAAAAAACATCCTCCCAGATCCCCAGCTTGAAGAAACCTCAGAGGAGGAAGAACTCTTTGAGTCTTTAGAGAAGGAGCCAGAAAAAAGTGAGGACGAAGTCGAGAAATTAAATTTTAATCAGTGGCAAAAAGTGTTAGAAAATTTTGCTCAAAAGCAACCTTTAATTCATGCCTATTTAAAAGAAACATCGTTGCGTAAAAAAGGGAACACCTTACAAGTTGTTTTTCCTCAAGACAAGAAATTCTCTTTAGAGGCTTTGCAAAAAGAACAGCGAGTTGTTATTCAAGATGAAGTTAAAAAGATAGGGGGACCTCAAGTTTCGATCGAGTTTGTTCTTTCCACTTCTAAAGAACTAGAAGGGAAGTCTATTTCGCAAAAAGAGGAAGTTAAAAGCGTTCTCGCCGCCTCTATCCAGGATGATCCGGTGCTTCAAAAGGCATTACAAATGTTCGAAGGAAAGATTACGGAAATTAAAAGATGA
- a CDS encoding PIN domain-containing protein, producing MSDVLVDSSVWIDFFRKKSSPEGEALDRLLEENRVCTVDLIKVEIVGGAKTLQQFEDLKSYFDALPLLEEPQGLWENMMHLQFNLHRKGIQGVGIPDLMIAVMAQTYHKVIFTRDHDFKRIRNVFPIQLMELNVNQNRTKE from the coding sequence ATGAGTGATGTGCTGGTAGATTCCTCTGTATGGATTGATTTTTTCCGGAAGAAGTCTTCTCCCGAAGGAGAAGCTTTGGACCGGCTTTTGGAAGAAAACAGAGTCTGTACAGTTGATCTGATCAAAGTAGAAATTGTTGGAGGAGCTAAAACGCTTCAGCAATTTGAAGATTTAAAAAGTTATTTTGATGCCTTGCCTTTGCTTGAAGAGCCTCAAGGCTTATGGGAAAACATGATGCATCTTCAATTCAATCTTCATCGGAAAGGTATTCAGGGTGTAGGTATTCCTGATCTAATGATTGCTGTAATGGCACAAACCTATCACAAGGTGATCTTCACGAGGGATCACGATTTCAAGAGAATTCGAAATGTTTTTCCTATTCAGTTGATGGAATTAAACGTGAATCAAAATCGCACAAAGGAATGA
- a CDS encoding type II toxin-antitoxin system VapB family antitoxin codes for MRTTMDIPRDLLEEAKLLCGTRSKTSAVILSLQKLIQMKKIEKLRALRGRLDLRIDLRQLRRDRTAA; via the coding sequence ATGCGTACCACCATGGACATTCCAAGGGATCTTTTAGAAGAGGCAAAGTTGCTTTGTGGAACACGATCTAAAACCAGTGCAGTCATTCTTTCTCTTCAAAAATTGATTCAGATGAAAAAAATTGAGAAGCTTCGCGCCTTGCGAGGTCGCCTTGATTTGAGAATTGATTTAAGACAATTAAGAAGAGATCGTACAGCTGCTTAG
- a CDS encoding DUF3179 domain-containing protein: protein MITSLVVLSFIFGFLGVHAPYWSTFFPRLGLFPIAHYHLLRWVTLGLDLIITLTVFLLFPSWATGSALVLVFVWWSLGLFFVFSKIFVVLDQSLHVLSSEAPIKPEDIVIGLEWNKEACAWPLREMVLPRHLVHDTLGGLPILVSYCGACRSPMIYSNLVNGKILHFEVEGVWRRNLIMRDHETKTLWQQATGEAVYGLLKGTQLEFLGGEQMKWSVWKKNNPKTFLAVDPPDRPFDGRIPKSWMIWILEHMTPHTISPGLSQKNQALDMHEEVAGLSIEGFHKAYCLKTLREKRIVHDHVGSFPVMVLYDEKADGVRAFSRRLGEGSVFDFIYESDQISSLDRKMIWDDWGRPLSGTNQVLTPLNIDRQWWLGWSEFHPETTVYRGR from the coding sequence ATGATAACATCTTTGGTTGTTTTGAGTTTTATTTTTGGGTTTTTAGGGGTGCATGCCCCTTATTGGAGTACGTTTTTCCCAAGGTTGGGGCTTTTTCCGATTGCCCATTATCATTTGTTGCGATGGGTGACGTTGGGGCTTGATTTAATCATTACATTGACGGTTTTTTTGCTTTTTCCGAGTTGGGCGACGGGCAGCGCTCTTGTACTCGTATTTGTCTGGTGGAGTCTTGGACTTTTCTTTGTTTTCTCGAAGATTTTTGTGGTTTTGGATCAATCCTTACATGTCCTTTCGTCAGAAGCTCCAATAAAACCTGAAGATATCGTTATTGGCCTGGAGTGGAATAAAGAGGCTTGTGCCTGGCCTCTTCGTGAAATGGTTTTGCCGCGTCACTTGGTGCATGACACTTTAGGAGGATTGCCCATTCTGGTTTCCTATTGTGGGGCCTGTCGAAGTCCCATGATTTATTCAAATCTTGTGAACGGGAAAATTCTTCATTTCGAAGTCGAAGGGGTTTGGCGCCGAAATCTCATCATGAGGGATCACGAAACAAAAACACTTTGGCAGCAGGCGACCGGGGAGGCAGTTTATGGGCTTTTGAAGGGGACGCAATTAGAGTTTTTGGGTGGGGAACAGATGAAGTGGAGTGTTTGGAAAAAAAACAACCCGAAGACTTTTTTGGCAGTAGACCCGCCGGATCGTCCCTTTGATGGAAGAATTCCAAAAAGCTGGATGATCTGGATTCTTGAGCATATGACTCCCCATACGATCAGTCCAGGGCTGAGCCAGAAAAATCAAGCGCTTGATATGCATGAGGAGGTGGCGGGGCTTTCAATAGAAGGTTTTCACAAGGCCTATTGCCTGAAAACGCTCAGAGAGAAAAGAATTGTTCATGACCATGTGGGATCTTTTCCTGTGATGGTTCTTTATGACGAAAAGGCTGATGGGGTTCGGGCCTTTTCCAGAAGATTAGGCGAAGGTTCTGTTTTTGACTTTATTTATGAATCAGATCAGATTTCAAGTTTGGATCGGAAAATGATTTGGGATGATTGGGGGAGACCTCTTTCAGGGACAAATCAGGTTTTAACTCCATTAAATATAGACCGCCAATGGTGGTTGGGATGGAGCGAGTTTCATCCGGAGACAACTGTTTACCGGGGACGTTGA
- the msrA gene encoding peptide-methionine (S)-S-oxide reductase MsrA, with protein MSDTNQNKDLRTATFGAGCFWGVEAILSDVKGVKSTAVGYMGGTLKNPTYEDVCTNKTGHAEVVQLIYDPSQISYEEILKIFWDNHNPTTMNQQGPDHGTQYRSAIFYHTPEQRVIAQKSKADLEKSGKFKEPIVTEITSASTFYRAKEYHQQYLKKHGLGKVCHF; from the coding sequence ATGTCAGATACAAATCAGAATAAAGATTTACGAACGGCCACGTTTGGAGCGGGATGTTTTTGGGGAGTCGAGGCGATTCTTAGTGATGTCAAAGGCGTGAAGTCTACAGCGGTAGGATATATGGGCGGGACGCTAAAGAATCCAACGTATGAAGATGTATGTACGAATAAGACAGGACATGCTGAGGTGGTGCAACTGATTTATGATCCTTCTCAAATTTCTTATGAAGAGATTCTCAAAATATTTTGGGATAACCATAATCCAACTACGATGAATCAACAAGGGCCTGATCATGGCACCCAATATCGTTCCGCCATTTTTTATCATACGCCAGAACAAAGAGTGATTGCCCAAAAGTCAAAGGCCGATCTTGAAAAATCAGGAAAATTTAAAGAGCCGATTGTGACTGAAATTACATCTGCTTCCACTTTTTATCGGGCAAAAGAGTATCATCAACAGTATTTGAAAAAGCATGGCCTGGGCAAGGTCTGCCATTTTTGA
- a CDS encoding class I SAM-dependent rRNA methyltransferase — protein sequence MTPVPDPHFSRSKILNLLERSFEKRTSLFQITNAVRLVNGKGDELTGLTIDQYDRHFVVKVFDPVWNPQLDAIRYFLLRRFNPQYLIFKEASSEKTGSTYENLDFVGATSQTVVTENGLKFWVDLKDHFNTGLFLDMRKNRKMIGTLSQGKSVLNTFSYTCSFGVYCKSWGSLDVVNVDVRPKILEWGKKNYQLNDLSFSKNEFVRANAVQYLLRAVKKENKFDVIILDPPSFSRDEGKIFSVKKDLGGLIHCAIQILNPEGYLFVSTNFSGFSTDQLEKEVRKQAFLEKRLIKKISPLGQDRDFQGSGLVKESYLAALLVHFK from the coding sequence TTGACACCTGTTCCTGACCCTCATTTTTCTCGTTCAAAAATTCTCAATTTGCTCGAGCGATCATTTGAAAAAAGGACAAGTCTTTTTCAAATAACCAATGCCGTGCGTTTGGTGAATGGGAAAGGTGATGAACTCACAGGGCTTACCATCGATCAATATGACCGACATTTTGTTGTCAAGGTGTTTGATCCTGTCTGGAATCCTCAGCTTGACGCGATTCGATATTTTTTATTACGTCGTTTTAATCCTCAATATTTAATTTTTAAAGAAGCCTCATCTGAAAAGACAGGTTCTACCTATGAAAATCTCGATTTTGTTGGAGCCACTTCTCAAACGGTTGTGACAGAGAATGGTCTAAAATTCTGGGTTGACCTTAAGGATCATTTTAATACAGGTCTTTTCCTTGACATGCGAAAAAATCGTAAAATGATTGGGACCCTTTCGCAGGGAAAATCAGTACTCAACACCTTTTCTTATACCTGTTCTTTTGGTGTTTACTGCAAGTCTTGGGGCTCCTTGGATGTGGTGAATGTAGATGTTCGCCCGAAAATTTTGGAGTGGGGGAAAAAGAATTATCAATTAAATGATTTATCCTTTTCAAAAAATGAATTCGTGAGAGCGAATGCGGTTCAGTATCTTTTGCGTGCGGTCAAAAAGGAAAACAAGTTTGATGTCATTATTCTTGATCCCCCTTCTTTTTCAAGAGATGAAGGTAAAATTTTTTCTGTGAAGAAGGATTTAGGAGGGTTGATTCATTGTGCTATTCAAATTTTAAACCCGGAGGGTTACTTGTTTGTTTCAACCAATTTTAGTGGTTTTTCTACGGATCAATTAGAAAAAGAAGTTAGAAAACAGGCTTTTTTAGAAAAGCGATTGATTAAAAAAATCTCTCCCCTGGGTCAAGATCGCGATTTCCAAGGAAGTGGTTTGGTGAAAGAGAGTTATTTGGCAGCGCTTTTAGTCCATTTTAAATGA